From Manihot esculenta cultivar AM560-2 chromosome 18, M.esculenta_v8, whole genome shotgun sequence:
aataattttttaattttttacactttatttttaatattttaaaatttaattaaaatattttaattttaatatgatttaatttctctatattattaaaaaaacatattattattactaattggttcgattcggttttttcggttttttctgattaaaatcgaaccgaatcgaaataattgaaatttctgaaattaaaaatcgaatcgaatagaAATGTATAAACAaccaaatcaaatttttaaatcgattcgattctttcaattttttcagtttgaactgaATACGGCTCGACCCTAGTTGAGACGCATTCCTTGTGTAGGTAATCCATAGACATATGCAATTAGGGTAGTTGGCCATATTCAATCTGAAAGAAATGTGAAACTCACCTAACCATAGGGCACAGATGCTGCCCTTATCAAGCAATGGTCCTATCTTTCTCCacatttttttaatgttataatTACTGGGAATCATAACGGAAAAGTAATTATGAACGTCACCCACCAAGTTTTTTTTTACGCGGTACAAAAAtcgaaaataattaataatttttttaaaataaaatttaaaaattaaaaaataaaaaataaaatttatttaaatatatttattatcaaaatacaataattgataaaattaaataacgaaagttaatttttattaaattgaaaatcgCGAATCACTTAAATCCAATATAGAAATATATTAGATTCTTTTATAATCTTTTTATCTTAGATTCTTGCCGCAATTTTGGACTTGCTGGTCAAATTGAGTTGTTTTAATGAGCAACACAAAGAAATATTCCCTTTTGCCGtgctgatattaataaaattattcattcaaGCGTTCAAAATAGCAGCAGAACTTAAGGTAATCCTAAAGCTTCAGGCTCTTGGAGGCTGATAGGTGTCGCACTCACCCGTTCCTCATCTCATATAATCTTAGAGAAGCCAAACTCCGACGGGAATGGCTGTTAAATTCCCGGAGGTGCTGCCGTCGATACATGTAAGAAATCTCCTTTCAAGTAGAGGCCTAGGAAAGATTTCCTGCTATATCAATTAAAGAAACCTTTTGATCCGTAGAAAAAAtcactattaaaattttattatagacaataatattttattattaaaaataatattatattatatcctttaaaaaaaaataaaatttaattggtcaaaaatttaaattaaatttatttgatacttaagaaaaaaataagaaattaattaaatttatttctatttaataattattattttttaaaaaataattaatttttttaattaattactatttaTTAGACTTTTGAAAAAATGATTTTCGGTGGAAGACTCTCGTATTATATTAGATTTAGATCAGATTTaatatactttaaaaattagACTTATGAATTTTGtacattatatatttaatatattttattataagtataatttaaaatcctcatgatattaaaaataaataattaaattgtgatgaataatttttttaagattaatactttttaacatattttattaGAAACCATTACATACcatttttttaacataaatgTGTTCATGATGGTTCGTTGAAAaagcaaaattattatttaatttatatattataaaaaaattatttagttagtttttaattttttaaaaaaaatatattaaaacgcatgtgatttaaaaaaaattattaaaaagttagtattgttagattaaaataatattattttatttttagcactaaaaagaaataaaattgtttttttaaaaattatctctctatataaatacattaaaaggaaaaaaggtgAGCGcatttttggatttttttagttttttaacgactcaaaataaattaattagaaatcttttaataaattttttaaaattttaaccaaattttcaaataggtaaattatttttattttaaaagattaaattttaatcttaaattttgaagtaatcttaaaagattaaattttaattaataaaaaatattatataattataataaaattaaaattactgtcttttttttttaccattaacactattttttaatatcccACTTTGAGAATTGGTACGGAGGAGGACAGGTTATCTTAAGCTGTCTAAactgaatttaatattttcttaattaccaAAATAACCCCAAAGCCACCTAACACAAAACTGTATTTTATttccaataaaaaaaaacaaaaatctcACTGGACGACCTCTCGGTAAAGGGAAACCAAACCAGAAACCGATAAAACAAGTTGTCACTGCAAAATCCAATCTGCCATCAAAACTCCACTGAGAGAGATAAACTGCGTGTCGTTTTCCTTCCACGTAGGACCGTCGAAATCAGACTTTATTTTCATCTCGTGCCCTTTCACCGGCTATCGCCGGTCACCCCCCTCTCCTCTCTTTCTTACACAGACATCAGTGATTAGACCAAGACTCCCTCTTTTTATCTCCTTCTTTCTATAAATATCAGCGCTTTAAGACATGCTCTTTttttctcctctctctctcattttttcTTCCTTGTCTCTTCGCCGACCGTTTACCGGCGACACCGCTTTTTGGTTCCCGCCGGGGAGTCTCTCTCCTCGCCATTTTTATGCTTTGCAAAGGTTTGCTCTCtctgcctctctctctctctcgctatGTGTGGAGATGTTATGGAAAACATTTCCTGTAAGGCTTTAGATCTGGCATTTTTGCGTTTTTGAGgctcaatttgattcaatttttctttGTTGAAACCTCCAATTTTGGTATTTTCTCGTGTCAGTTTCTCTTCAAAGTGGTGTTCGTATTGTTAGGTAATGAGTTGATGATACGTTCACATTCTTTTTTCTGTGGTGGATCTTGATCTATTGTTCttgatttcatttttttttttcaaaaaattaatgctTAAATAACTGAATTCAAGTGTAATGAATGCATTGAGAACCAAATAAATgtctttcttaaattttaagctGTTAAACTTTCTTGATTTGTCTCCAAACTTTGTATAATTGTATTTCTATCtcaatcttttcttttcattatcTGCAAATTGAACTTCGTCTTTTTCTATTGATGTTTTTTTATCCTATATCTGATTGAAAAatgttgcccctctccctccgtctccctctctttctctctccccTCTGAAGCTTTAAAATGCAGTTTAAGGAGAagggtatttttttaaaaaaatttattctttcaAATCATATGCTCAATTAATGGAGACTTACCTAGTTGAATGGATAAGAAATACTAAATTTTCGTTATAGATAGCGTTTTTGGTACGTTACAGTTTCCATTTTGAGCTTCCAATTTTTTCGAACTTGTCATTTTCTGTATCTTGTTTTTGTTTTGAACATTACCATCCTAAAAGCTTGACATCTTTTCATTGGTGATAGAACAAAAATAGTCAGTGCATTTTTCAAGATTAGAAAAAGATAAACAAATGGATGGGACTAAAGAGATAGGACTTAGGAATGTGAGCTCAACATGTTCAATATCTGAAATGGACGATTTTGATCTCTCTCGCCTTCTGGACAAGCCAAGGCTCAACATTGAGAGGCAGAGATCATTTGATGAAAGGTCACTCAGCGAGCTCTCAATTGGGCTCACCAGAGGAGGTCTTGATATCTATGAGAGCACATATTCACCTGGGGGAAGGTCAGGATTCGACACACCAGCGTCATCGACTCGCAACTCATTTGAACCACATCCAATGGTGGCTGATGCCTGGGAAGCACTTAGGCGGTCTATAGTGTACTTCAGGGGCCAACCAGTTGGCACAATTGCTGCAATTGACCATGCCTCGGAGGAGGTTTTGAATTATGATCAGGTAATCTTTAACCAAATTCTTATATAATAAAGGCTGTGCGATGGATGGATATGAGGCTTCAGATGTttgttagtttattttttatgtaatctGCCTCCGTCATGAAAAATCcattattataaaattcatttgaaTCCTTTTCCCTCTTGTTCTTATTCTTCTATTGAATAGGTTTTTGTACGAGATTTTGTACCTAGTGCCCTGGCTTTTCTGATGAATGGTGAGCCTGAGATAGTTAAGAACTTCCTCTTGAAGACACTTCATCTTCAAGGGTGGGAAAAGAGAATAGATCGATTCAAGCTTGGTGAAGGGGCAATGCCAGCTAGCTTTAAAGTTCTTCATGATCCTGTTCGGAAAACAGATACTCTTATTGCAGATTTTGGTGAGAGTGCAATTGGAAGAGTAGCTCCTGTTGACTCTGGTTTCTGGTGGATCATTCTGTTGCGTGCATATACCAAGTCTACTGGGGATTTGTCTCTTGCAGAGACTCCAGAGTGTCAAAAAGGGATGAGACTTATATTGACTCTGTGCTTGTCAGAGGGGTTTGATACATTTCCAACCCTTCTCTGTGCGGATGGATGCTCTATGATTGATCGCAGAATGGTAAGTTCTTCACATGGTCTAATTACTATGATCAACACAATGATCAAATTGGTTATCTGGTGGATTATATCCTATTTAGGAATTTAGTTGTGGTATAAGATTGTGAGTGATTTGTTTCTGCCCAACACTAGGTGAATTTTGATGGAGAAAAGcaatctatttatttataagcaatttgaaattaatataatatcataACATGTGTAGTTTGCAACAATTTACTTTCTAGatgaaaaaaacaaaacaaaacaatgtgttttatatgttaACGCTCATGAAGATAAATCCACTGGGTTCTGTTTTGGAGGATTTAGAGGGCAACTACTTTGGCTCTTGAAAACTCTCTTGGGACTGCATCTTTGATATTTTAGATATATATTAGTGTAGAACATGGTTTCATGGGtataaatatcaattttatgAATTGCCTTCCCCGTATTCTCCTCTTCAGGGACTTCTTCACTTGTCATCTTGCTAGCACAGAAGAGAGTGCCTCTATTAGCTGTAAATTGagctattaaaaaaaatcaatctggATTTAAATATACCCCATCTATATTGTTGCTTCCTAGCAATATTACAAGTTGCATGTGGTTCAGTGCATAAAACACTTTAGCTATATAGTGTTCCTTCTGTTCAGGTTTATCTGAAATTCAGAATTGCATCTTAAAGTAATTGGCTTGGATTTTCAGATTAATGTCATTTTGTTTCTGCTTTAACTGATGCCATCTCTCTATTGCTTCTATTTGAATATAAGCCCAGGCAAAGTAAAGTTAATAGACTTGAATTTTGGTTTTCTTTGTTGCACATGgatcaaaaaattatttatggaAAAAACTGAAGCTTGATTTTGCATATTGTCCattaattcttttcttttcctcttcgaATAGATTAATTAATGCTGCATAAACCATTTTATTATCTGGTATTTGGAAgagtaatataaattatattacttGCATGTTACTGCATTTGGTTGTCTGAAGAGCAAGTTAAATGCTAATATTGCATGTTATTATGTTTGATTCATTGTTCTATTGCatgtaataatttaaatattcctGTATTGTCTATTGCGATCACTTACTCCATGTTTTATTGCATGTTATTCTGTTTGATTTTTGGAAGAGCAATTTAAATGTTGTTGATTGTTTGTTATTCCTTCTGATTCCATGCTATAATTTAAATGCCTTTGCATTGTTTGTTGCAGTCACTTTATTTGtccttttgaattttttgaGATGTTCGTAGATGACTGGTAATTTATGTTGCAGGGAATTTACGGTTATCCTATTGAAATTCAAGCACTTTTTTTCATGGCGTTGAGGTGTGCTTTGTCAATGTTGAAACATGATACAGAAGGAAAAGAATGTATTGAGAGAATTGTGAAACGATTGCATGCCTTGAGTTATCACATGCGCGGTTACTTCTGGTTAGATTTTCAACAATTAAATGATATATACAGATATAAAACTGAGGAGTACTCGCATACTGCAGTAAATAAGTTCAATGTAATTCCTGATTCAATCCCAGATTGGGTATTTGATTTTATGCCTACACGAGGTGGCTATTTTATTGGTAATGTTAGTCCTGCAAGGATGGACTTTCGGTGGTTTGCTTTAGGTAATTGTGTTGCCATTCTCTCATCTCTTGCCACTCCCGAGCAGTCAATGGCTATCATGGATCTTATAGAATCTCGCTGGGAGGAGCTGGTTGGAGAAATGCCTATGAAAATAGCTTATCCAGCAATAGAAAGCCATGAATGGCGAATTGTAACTGGTTGTGACCCCAAGAACACCAGATGGAGTTACCATAATGGAGGATCTTGGCCAGGTTTCTCCATTTTTCTTTCTGTTTAAATTAAATGTCTTTCTTTTTCCTGTTAATAGAATTTAATATGTTATTGATACCATGAGGATCGCGTCAATGTCCTGTTTTTCTCACTCTCATAGAAACTATTGATGACTTGCATATATGATTGTGAAGTCTGTTGGCCATGAATGCTGAGTGCTATGGATAACTGGACTGGTTCTacattttactttttttctGCCTTAGTGATACCCTAATCATTTTGGGTAAAAAATGTAGGtccctatttttttaaaaaaattaactacttAGTCCCTATACATCCTTGTAAAGTAGAACTCTCTAGTATTTTTGTTAGACTTGACGGtgatttgataataataatttacccTTTTGCAAATGAATCATTTTAATGCAGTGCAAAATAAAATCCTGAAACCTTGAAGTGCCATGTATTACTTCTCCTGAAACCTAGCTACTTAGCAAATGAATCATGGGCTATTGAAAATCCTTTTACCTCAAGTTTGTTCCTTTATGGGctgataaaattaatttggtTAATTTGTAATGGATTTAAATAAATCATTACCTGATTGGAGGATGAGAATGAGAGAGTATTCAGTTAAAAAATAGAACCATTTAGTTGTTAATGTGATTCAAGCTAAATAAATATGTTTGATCTCATGCACCAAAATTGGCATTGGGCATTCTCATTTATCGTCTAATGAAGCTAAATATTTCTGCTTCTTTATCTTCTCCTTGTGGGAAAACTGTTTACATTGAAGAAAAATCAGGTTGTACTACGTTCTAGTTCTTGTTTCATTGAGCTAGACTATGGTTGGAATATTTTGATGATCACAATATatctttttctttgtttcttttctttttttttttttgtttgaagtCATTCTTGTAAAATTTGCTGAGTTAATATCTTTGATAATTGTTCTTTGTACTTTGGAAATTTATATTTTCCTTTGTGGTGTAAATGCAGTGCTTTTATGGATGCTAACTGCCGCATGCATCAAAACGG
This genomic window contains:
- the LOC110606566 gene encoding probable alkaline/neutral invertase D encodes the protein MDGTKEIGLRNVSSTCSISEMDDFDLSRLLDKPRLNIERQRSFDERSLSELSIGLTRGGLDIYESTYSPGGRSGFDTPASSTRNSFEPHPMVADAWEALRRSIVYFRGQPVGTIAAIDHASEEVLNYDQVFVRDFVPSALAFLMNGEPEIVKNFLLKTLHLQGWEKRIDRFKLGEGAMPASFKVLHDPVRKTDTLIADFGESAIGRVAPVDSGFWWIILLRAYTKSTGDLSLAETPECQKGMRLILTLCLSEGFDTFPTLLCADGCSMIDRRMGIYGYPIEIQALFFMALRCALSMLKHDTEGKECIERIVKRLHALSYHMRGYFWLDFQQLNDIYRYKTEEYSHTAVNKFNVIPDSIPDWVFDFMPTRGGYFIGNVSPARMDFRWFALGNCVAILSSLATPEQSMAIMDLIESRWEELVGEMPMKIAYPAIESHEWRIVTGCDPKNTRWSYHNGGSWPVLLWMLTAACIKTGRPQIARRAIDLAETRLLKDGWPEYYDGKVGRFIGKQARKYQTWSIAGYLVAKMMLEDPSHLGMISLEEDKQMKPVIKRSTSWTC